The genomic stretch CATTTGAAATGTATCGGCAGATGTCCAGCCGCAGCGGGCTGATCAAAGACATCCTCATCGATGAACAACCCCCACCTCTGCGGCTGCGCCGCTAAAAAGCAAATTCCTATCAATCAATCTAAAAAGCAAATTCCTATCAATAAACCTTTTCCAACCGCCTCTTCTCTATCTCCATCAACCTCAACTTCGGCAACTAATTTTTTATCATAAGTTCTAATTTCAATATTTTCAGATTGTTTTTCAACCTTATAAGCTGGCGTTTCATAGCCTTTGTAAGTTCCTTCTTTTGGCATATTGGCACATGATTGAATTAAAACAGTTAGTAAAATTAAAATTGGAAAAATTTTCATATTTTATTATTAGTTTGTTAATATTTAGTTTTGGTAAAAACATCTTCCAAATTCTCACAATTAAACTTAAATCCGCCTTCCAATAATCTCTTTGGAAAAACTTTTTGACCATTTAAAAGCAACGCCTCACCCATTTGACCAAACAAAATTTTAACCGCTAAAGCTGGCATGTTAAAAAACGCTGGACGGTTTAGGATTTTGGCTAGAGTTTTGGTGAATTCTTGATTGGTAACTGGTTTTGGAGCGGTAAAGTTGAAAATGCCATTTAGGTTTTGATTCACAACTAAAAAATTAATTGCTGCCACCAAATCATCAATATCAATCCACGACATAAATTGTTTGCCACTGCCAATTTTTCCACCCAAACCAAGTTTGAATGGTGACAACATTTTTGCTAATGCGCCACCATTTTTTCCTAAAACAATTCCGAATCTAGTCAAGCAAACTCTAACTCCAAAATCACTTGCTTGATTGGCGCATTCTTCCCATTTTTGACAAAGATCGGAGGTAAATTCTTGCCCGGCAGAAGAATTTTCATCTAACTCTTCATCACCTCGTGAGCCATAAAAACCAATGGCGGAGGCACTAATTAAAGTTGATGGTTTGTGTTCCAATCTGGAAATTAAATCAATAATATTTTGAGTGCTTTGAATGCGACTA from Verrucomicrobiota bacterium encodes the following:
- a CDS encoding heme-binding protein — translated: MKIFPILILLTVLIQSCANMPKEGTYKGYETPAYKVEKQSENIEIRTYDKKLVAEVEVDGDREEAVGKGLLIGICFLD
- a CDS encoding TIGR01777 family oxidoreductase, giving the protein MSYLITGGTGFVGKKLIANLLQNQQKIIVLTRNKNKAEKLFGSKVRVVESLAEISNSQKINYIINLAGEPIADKRWNEKQKEILINSRIQSTQNIIDLISRLEHKPSTLISASAIGFYGSRGDEELDENSSAGQEFTSDLCQKWEECANQASDFGVRVCLTRFGIVLGKNGGALAKMLSPFKLGLGGKIGSGKQFMSWIDIDDLVAAINFLVVNQNLNGIFNFTAPKPVTNQEFTKTLAKILNRPAFFNMPALAVKILFGQMGEALLLNGQKVFPKRLLEGGFKFNCENLEDVFTKTKY